The Xyrauchen texanus isolate HMW12.3.18 chromosome 17, RBS_HiC_50CHRs, whole genome shotgun sequence DNA window ATCAATGTCGGTGTGATTTTCAACAAAGGCTTTTGATTGGCGGAACTTTCGCGAAGCCTCAAAATTTCCGATgcgttgaaaaaaaaaatgaatgtcaTCTAGATTAATAACCTGAGTACGATAAGATCATAACGTTAATTACCTGAAAGTTGTGAGAGAGAAACTGTACCCTCTATCTGCCATGGCTGTGTAACGTGCTTATGGGTAAGTGACGTCACGGGATTAATTGATCTGATTGGTTGCTGGTGGCAACTGAAAGGAAATGTGGGTAATGTATTTTACGGATGGCTAAAAATAATCGTTTGGTTTCACGGTTTTGTTTACTCTGAAACTAATTAATTgaatatacaattattaaaatacttttacaaatatttgtaattataacatgaaaaatagagatttgttttttcatatttaaCGTGTAGCGCGTTCCTCTGCATGAGGCGTCTTTAAAAATGTTGTACTACAAATCCCAGAATGTCGTGGTGCAGGAATATGCGCATGCGCGTTTGTACCGTGCTTAGCAATGACCGTGAGGATGTTTGCTGTGTACATGGTGTATtaacagaataaaacagaactGAAGAACAATGTCACTATCGGGtttacttcagtttttcagaCATTCTCTTCAGCGTCTGGAGCTCAGTTTAGCGCAAGCGACGGGGTTTGACAGAAGCTTGGGTAAGAGGAGTATTACACTGCTTATGTAGGCGTCATGTGTTACTTCTACCACTCGTATTACTCTATTTACGCttatatcacatttatttatttatttatttattagggtccaagcactgaaagtgcagaggccctattgttcttcaaaggattgttattattattttttcaaggTTTTCGTTACTTTGGGGGTACTTAACATGCGTGAAAACTCTTGTAATTTTGCACACACAGAGTTGTCAGACATTAGGACTGGGCAAAGTAGTAGGGGGGTGCTCTGTAGCGCCCTCTTGAAATTGGGCATGTAAGGATCCTCATTTTCATGTAAAGTCTACAAAATTGGTATATATAGTTCAACAACTTTCATACAGTCATTATCTCCACCCAACTGGAAGTTGAACGTTTACaggtagtcatttagcagattcaTTTTGtcttacaaatgagacacatagcaagcaatttgttatACAAACAACAaacgtctggcaccaacagtcatgccacggtccaaatcactgagatcaatttttttcccattctgaaggttgatgtgaacattaactgaagtgaACATTAACATGAATCATGCATTAatctgcactgcactgctgcaacacaattggctgattagataattgcatggatgtttttggtgccagacggcctggtttgagtatttctgtaactgttgatctcctgggattttcacgcacaacagtctctacaatttactctgaatgttgccaaaaacaaaaagcatccattGAACGACGgttctgctgatggaaatgccttgttgatgagaggtcaacagagaatggcatagttcgaactgacaaagtctgcggtaactccgataaccactttGTACATTTGTGACTGAGaggaatataatctcagaatgctattctgagatgcaggtcagagctgttttggcagcaggagggggacctacacaatattaggcaggtggttttaaagttgtggttgatcggtgcaatcctcctaggtgattcatgagactgtcaccacatttagtcaacattatgccaaaacatTAAATTGCGAACCGATTTTGATATATCCAATGGTTGCCATGATGAGTcattaatggtgaaaaatgaaaacaagaaatgtctcatatcttctgtgtgcaatgtgtgatttagatcaaatttaagatgtatgttttttcttgggggctaatcatatggatttgactattttgggtcatggtcatagcgccaccacctggcagcaggaagtgtggctcttacaacagacttagaaaatagtcctcttatatttactcaaactgaatatatatatatatatatatatatatatatatatatatatatatatttatttctttaccttgcattgttttccgaaagccaccgggtggaaatTGACCAGTTGTGCATGAGCCATCGCTGCTTCCAGCTATATTTCCAAATTGAAgacaattttatttagtttttaatttgtgAAACCTCTGTGAGACATTGAATAAGCTAAGATGTTTCTATTactttaatgaaaatgaaacttTGCTGTGTTACacaaaatttgatttaaaaatctaaacatgcattataatttaaaatattcacatatTTGCATATTATATCAAAAGCCCCCTTTTGTcgaaatgttatacatttaacaCAATCATTTATAAGTTGCTTTGTGCTGGGGTCATGCTTTTTGCCCTCTTTTTTTTAAGCCAAACCCCCAAAGAAACAAGATTTTCAAAAATCCTCTGATAATTGGCTGCATAATCATTTAAGAAGCAAAATGTAAAACTATGTGTCTCTTTCTATTATGAATCTAGAGATATTATGTATACTATATGAGTAAAATATCATTGAATGGTGAATTGGCGAAGTCTTTATTAAATCAGGAaaattaaatgattataaatTCTGTTAGCTAGTACATAAATATCAAAATAGCACatagtcaaaaatgtatttaaatgtttttttttttttttaatcctaccTAAATCATAATTTATTGCCTCTTTAAAGAATAAATAGACAGTAactgaggttgtgtgtgtgtgtgtgtgcgtgtgtgtgtgtgtttaccattCCAGTCActaaatttgattattttattaatcTAACTAACATCTAAACCCTGTGTTCAGGTCCAGCTCTTGCAGTGAATGGTCCCAGCATTCTCCCGCAAGCCCATAACAGCTATGAAGACAACTCAGATCCCAGTTTCATGGACAGTATCTTTTGGATGGCAGCTCCAAAAAAGAGACGAACCATCGAGGTGAATCGTTGCAGAAGACGAAACCCAAATAAATTGATAGAAGTCAAGGTAAGAACTCTTTGGTTCCTTTGCCTCCAAATAAACAAGCCCATTAGATGATGACAGTGTAAATTAAAGGAGCATTCACCTTTGTTTTTAGACAGATGGCAGTGCAAATGAAGTGCAACTAGTTATCCTCATTCAAAAAGTCTTTGTTACTGACTAATTTCTTCACCTCTTTTCCAGAACAATATTGAGCCATGTTCAGAGTGTGGCAACATGAAATTGAAGCATGTTTTGTGTGGATTCTGCTATGAAAAGGTCAGGAGGGAGACTACAATGATACGAAAGCAAATCTCCATCATGGAAGGAGGACCACTCAAAACTCCTGCTGTGGAATCTGTtgttttgtatgaaaatgaaactCCTTCTGATGCAGACAAGGGCAAGAGAATAATAGAACGGAGGAGGAAACGACCATATTGGTTTAACATGTAGTATATGTAATTACAGTGTATAAAGACATactgttttgtttaataaatatccaaatattgAACATCTTTTATGATTTTGACTTTGTGAATATTGTAACCGTTTGATGGGTGCTTCACTGTGATATACACAGTAGGTAGACAAACTGGTGTTTTGTGTCATAGTGGTCACTGGAATCTGGATCTGTTTTAAAGCATATAGTCTCTTACGATGAATTAAATGTCCTTAAAGAGAACATGGTTCATTTCAACATTCATGTTCTACTAAATATAAATACAGCATTAATATACAATAATGATCTGGCCACTCAACAACGTGCACTCATGGTCCCTTTATTCTTAGAAGTGCAATGATTTTAATACAAGTCACAATATATGTAGCTCAGATATCAGTTCATACTTGATCAAGTTTGTCTTCAAGATGTCTGTCAGCATGTACTAAATTACATCCTCAGTCTTTCAAAATAAACCCAGCTCTGCATTTCAACACTGACGTTTGATCTGTTTCTGCAAGTTTCACTTTATATGGGAGAGGAGTTGtgatatttacagtaaattctCACATGCTCTGAGATGAATTAATGAGAGAATAAAGGTGTATATGTTGAATAGGAGCGAACAGCGGGGGACATAGCTGCACAGTCTTCCTCATTCAGTGAGCTGTCAATCACAGGCCTGCTTTCCAAAGTTATCTGGAGAAATTAAGAGTGTTGCACTCAAATCACCAACTACGAAAACTATCAACTTTGTCTTGTGTACACAGGCAactatcaaatattttattttacatgctaATGCAAGCATGTGAAGACAGAACA harbors:
- the LOC127658274 gene encoding 39S ribosomal protein L32, mitochondrial-like, whose amino-acid sequence is MSLSGLLQFFRHSLQRLELSLAQATGFDRSLGPALAVNGPSILPQAHNSYEDNSDPSFMDSIFWMAAPKKRRTIEVNRCRRRNPNKLIEVKNNIEPCSECGNMKLKHVLCGFCYEKVRRETTMIRKQISIMEGGPLKTPAVESVVLYENETPSDADKGKRIIERRRKRPYWFNM